AAGTTATTATGTCAGCATATTCTCATTCATTTATCGCAAACGACTTATTATTTTGTAGGACTATTCTTTATTAAAAGAATTGAATTATTTTCCTCTCTCTTTTCATTCTTCTGTCATAAGAATAAGCGGCTGCAGCGCGGTATAGATAGATACCGGCGGGGATGTGACACCAAACACTGGGAATACCTTGTTACGAAAATGTAGTATTGTCACCCAATTAAAAACTTCAGTAATAATTTTGCAAAGGACAAAAGGAACAAAACGATGATTGAGCTAGTGGGTTGGATTTGCCTCGTGATCTCTCTGGTACTAATGCTTTATCATAATTATATGTACACAAACTATGACGAAGCCTATAAATACATAAAAAGAAAGTATGGGGACAGGCTTTCGAAAATTGAACTTCCATCTAGGGAAGTTCATTTCAACTATGGACAGAAATTTTCACATTACACAGCCGGCTTCGCTGGCTTCTTGATCATTCTTAACTTACTTAATGGTGAATAATGGCGTCTCTATATCGCACGGCGACAATTAATCATCTAGGAACAGCCCTGGAGACTCACTACGTGGAAAACGACTCCGCCATTACCAATATCTGGAGAAGAGTAGTCAGATTTGGCCATAAAACACAAACGGATAGGTAAAAACGGTAGGAAACGCTATATCGCGAAAATTATACCGAATGGCATGAAGTAGCCGACAGGCAACAATCACTCCCCATCTGGTGCAAACAACAACAATCAGCGCGGATTTGATAATACGAACGATATTTCGTTTTAAGGATGTTGAAAATGCAAACAAGACTCCAATCCATGATCGAAGCTTTTATCAATGTGCTGATCGGCTATTTCGTAGCGCTGGCGACACAAATGATCGAGTTTCCGCTATACGACATGGAAGTCAGTTTGAGTCAGAACATTCAGATCGGATTGATTTTCACCGTGGTATCGATTACCAGAAGTTACCTGCTGAGACGATTGTTTAACCGGTGGCGCCAAGCAAAAGCACAATAGTAAATATGAAAACACCTCGGATCGATTATAAATTCGTCGCATATACGGCCTATCCTGTATTAGTTCTCGAATATTGCAACTCACCACTGCAAGACGACTGGATTTTCCTGTACTGGCGCACTTTGCAACTTTTTTACCTTCCTTTTGTTACCAGATAGTGGAAAGCCACTTCGCTAAAAAAGAATTGCCGGATAAACCAAGGGCATCAGCAATAGCAACATTCTGCACGTCACACAAAATAAAGCAAAAGGGGACCTGAGAATCAACATCGAAGAAGAACTACTCGATCTCATCAAAAGTAAAACACTGCATGCCAGAAAGTCAACTTACAAAATGTGGTAAGCAAGTATTATTAACTGAATGCGGATAGTTAAAATACCACCGAATCCATAAGGATTCGGTGGGGAAACACCCTACGAACGCTTAATTGAAATAGAGGAAACTTATTTCAAAGATTTAAACATAGAACCCAATTCAACACGCCCATGATCTCCAGGATCATTGTGACACTTTTATCACAAAATTTTTGCTTAAAAATGCTTGGGTTAAGCGGTCTATTTACAATAAATAGGGATTGTAAATATTAACAGGTAAGGCAAAAAAAGCATAAAACTATAGAACCCAAGAAAATTAGTTTTTGTTCAGCGAAGGTTGATATCTGGTTACATATCTTCCTCTATTTGCAGGTTTGCCAAATTTTAATGAGATCAAAACATAAGCTATAAAAAACACCACGCCTATTAGTCCGTCGGTAATAACCCAATTAAAAATATGTCTTGTTAACTCGAACATCGACAACAAACTCACTCCTATAGCGACAGCTGAAATAACGAATATTTGCTTTATTGACATGATAATCTCCTCGATTATGGAAATACTTACTTAAAAATAGTTTGTACTTAATCGATTTTCATCAAATGAACTATCGATTACACAAAACAACAGCTTTACCTAGTTTTGCTTTGAGCGAACCAATAGTATTGAAGAATCAACTTTAGCGACTAATTGCTCCGCAACCGATCCTAAATAGAAACGCTCTAATCCACGACGATTTGAGGTCCCTACCACTAACAAATCCGCTTTCCAATCATAAACAGCAGCAGCGATAGCTTCAGCAATACCACTTAAGCCATATTCAACGTCAGCTTTAAGAAGGCGAGTTTCAACACTTAATACATCGGTCTCTGACTTTGCTTGTTCTAAAATCTCTTTGCCTTTCCCTGCATCAGTCTCATTCTCATTACCAATGCAGTGAACAATGCATATTGCTGCATTGTAGGTGTTAGCTATATTGACCGCTTCCGCTAATGCCTGTTTAGCTATCTCGCTGCCATCCACCGCTACCATTATCTGTTTATACATACAATTTTCTCTAATTGAATTTCTGATCGTTTATTAAAATAAGCAATAACTTAGCCTAAGACACAAATCAGTTTACGATAAGTTATGCGATGGCATTTTTGCTTGCAGATTATTACCGTGCGCTTTTTTCAAATAAACGAAATATTTTTTGATTACAGAAACTAACATTCTTTTAAACATAATAAATTCTCCTGACAGTAGCTTCGATACACTTATAAGCAATACTTTGATTTTTTCTTTCGTAAACAGTGAACTGTTTACGAAAGATATGTCACACAAACACCCTGCCTTATTGCAAATTACTATTATCTTTTCTCAAATTATCGAAATACCGCTTAACAACCGATCTTCCAGGCATATTTTCATGCTTGGTATAAACCAAGTAATGAACAACACCATGTATCGCCATAGCAATCAATAAGCCTTCAAAGATACCAACTTTATAGACCAAACCAGCTGTCAAGAACGCCAACATCAACGCATAAGGACCGTAATGTGTAACATGCACCAAGCCAGCAATCATCTTATAACCTGTGAACAGCATAATGGCCGCCAGAGCGAATTTCGGCAAATAGTCCAGATAATGTGTATTGAACGTAAAGAAGCACACAACAGTACCAATAATCAAAACCGAAAATTTTGTCATCGCACCGGCCAGTTTATTGGTAGTGCTCTTTGCCAAACCATCCAAATTGGTCATACCGCCAAAGAAACTTGAGCCAAAATTAGCAATCCAGATTGCAAGCAAGCTGTTATTACTATTGGTTTTACGTTTCAATGGATCAATTTTCTCGATGGCTGCGTTACTCATAACCTGCTCAATCACATCCACAACGGCTAACATAGCGCAGAAAAAGATCATGTAAGCCAGCATCAAGATTGTCGTATCTTCGCTTGGAAGCGGTAATTTCAATCCAAGCTCAACATCTTCTACGGAAATCATAGGCACCGATACAAATTGAGCCAAGATCACTCCACCTATGATGATGGCAAAGTAAGGAATTGCTGGTTGAGTGTCTTTAAATTTTGAAAACAAGATCAGAAAGAAAGCAAGACCGCCTGCTGATATTGCAGCCATTTGAATACGCGCCTCATTCCAGAAATCTTCTGTCACCAATTCTGCAGGTATCTCATAGGTAAACTCTGAAAACTTGAGCAGAATCTTTAAACCAACGCCCGCCAGCAATCCTTCAACTAAGTACACTGGAACTGCGACAAGTAAATATCGCTGCCAATTAAATTTCCAAATGATGGCCTGCATAACAGCAGTCATACAAATACAAAATGCCATATTCTGAATGCCAAAAGTAGCCACACCCATTGCCAGCACTGGCGCCAATCCAGCAGCAATACCTGGAGAACCAATAAAATTGCCTGGTCTGAACCAGGCATTTATCCATCCAATGAATGAAGCAAAAGCCACTGTCGCCAAACCCACCTTGATCGGATAATTTGACATAATCGCAATACCGATCGTTAATGGAATAGCCATTGCTCCAGTTATCAACCCTGCCGCTGTATCACGGAAAAAGTACTGCGACTGAAAAGCAGCTGACCCCTCTTTTTTTGTAGTCTCTACAGTTTTTTGCTGCGAGACTACCGATTCGTCATCTAATCGTGACGCCATAAATTACCTCTCTCTCGTAAACTATTAGTGATAAACTTCAAAAACATCAGTTTTCAAAGCCAACTAGCTTGTTGAAGAATTTTTCCTCATTGAAAGAGATCACCATTCTGCAATCAGTTATTTTCTCGGCACTAGGTATTCCCAAGATCGCAAAATTTTTTCTATTTCAGCCTTCGTGATAGAGATTCTTCAAGAATATAAGCTTGAGATAATCCTATCGCTTCGTAATTGCGTTGTATATTAGGAAAATTATTATTGTTTAACGAGCAAAACCACCAATCGGTATAGTCATAAACATTACATGCTATTAGCAATAGAATTGCCTCTTATAACGCAAAAACCTTAATTAGATATGGCTAATTTCTTACTAAAAATAAGTAAAATACTTAGATAATTTCTCCATAAATTCTTAATAAAATAAATCATAAAAATCCGCATTATTTTATTTAATTAAATATATTCAGATAATTATTAAAATTTTAAAGAATCGAGTCGATTGAATTCTGATATTTGCAGTTCTCAAAGAAACAAACCAGCATGCAAAAAAATTTACCGGAGAATAACTGATTGACTTCTAAAGTAGGTAGAAGTGGAAATAACAATAAGAATTTGATATGGACAAGATGTGGTTTATGGATACTACTTTTTACTTATGTCGCCCTAAGTATATACATGATAAGCACATCTATCACTAACCGATTGAATTAATTTAAAATAATTAAAATAACCAAAGAAAACTGCCGATTGCAGCGATTCATGGTGCCGGGGGTAAAATCTGTAAAGTGCGCGCGTGCTGATGACAAGAATCGAGTTGATTTTCATTGGATCAGGCAGCACCCTACTGAAGCTGAAGCTAATACCACCGCGATTTGATTTAACCACACTGCGCTACATCAATATCACGTCATACTGCTCTTGCGTATACGATTCCTCGACCTGCAAGCTGATCGGTTTCGCTATGAAATCACCTAATTGCGCCAGACTTTGCGATTCCTCATCGAGAAACAAATCGATTACTTGCTGCGATGCCAGAATGCGAAACTCGTTGGCTTCAAACTGCCTGGCTTCGCGCAACAATTCGCGCAATATTTCGTAACAAATCGTTTGTGCGGTACGGATTTCACCTCGCCCCTGACAGGTCGGGCAAGTCTCGCATAACACATGCGCCAGACTTTCCCGGGTGCGTTTACGCGTCATCTCCACCAGGCCAAGCGCACTAAACCCATTAACAGTTATACGTGTACGATCTCTTAACAGTGCTTTATTAAATTCAGCCAAAACAGCCTGCTTATGTTCTTCGGAATCCATATCGATAAAGTCGATAATAATAATACCGCCGAGATTGCGTAAGCGAAGCTGCCTGGCAATAACTTGAGCCGCTTCCAGGTTAGTTTTAAAAATAGTGTCGTCAAAGTTGCGTACACCGATAAATCCGCCGGTGTTCACGTCCATTGTGGTCAGCGCTTCTGTTTGATCGATAATCAGATAACCGCCAGACTTCAGATTGACGCGTTTCGCCAAAGATTTTTCAATTTCTTCTTCCACACTGTACAAATCGAACAATGGGCGGTCACCGGTATAAAGCGTTATACGTTCCGCGATATAGGTCATGTAGTTG
The nucleotide sequence above comes from Gammaproteobacteria bacterium. Encoded proteins:
- the rng gene encoding ribonuclease G, whose protein sequence is MSNEILVNITPQETRVAILEQGVTQELHIERTSGRGIVGNIYNGRVSRVLPGMQSAFVDIGLDRAAFLHVADIRDSGQEGDAAKPIEKLLYEGNSILVQVIKDAIGTKGARLSTQISLAGRLLVFLPQESHIGISQRIEDDSERELLRDKLQQILPAEEKGGYIIRTMAETADESDLRADLEYLHRLWHDIQQKSMTIAAPVLLYQDLDLSHRVLRDFVDEDTIRILVDSRENYQRLVRFAHNYMTYIAERITLYTGDRPLFDLYSVEEEIEKSLAKRVNLKSGGYLIIDQTEALTTMDVNTGGFIGVRNFDDTIFKTNLEAAQVIARQLRLRNLGGIIIIDFIDMDSEEHKQAVLAEFNKALLRDRTRITVNGFSALGLVEMTRKRTRESLAHVLCETCPTCQGRGEIRTAQTICYEILRELLREARQFEANEFRILASQQVIDLFLDEESQSLAQLGDFIAKPISLQVEESYTQEQYDVILM
- a CDS encoding universal stress protein; this translates as MYKQIMVAVDGSEIAKQALAEAVNIANTYNAAICIVHCIGNENETDAGKGKEILEQAKSETDVLSVETRLLKADVEYGLSGIAEAIAAAVYDWKADLLVVGTSNRRGLERFYLGSVAEQLVAKVDSSILLVRSKQN
- a CDS encoding SulP family inorganic anion transporter, coding for MASRLDDESVVSQQKTVETTKKEGSAAFQSQYFFRDTAAGLITGAMAIPLTIGIAIMSNYPIKVGLATVAFASFIGWINAWFRPGNFIGSPGIAAGLAPVLAMGVATFGIQNMAFCICMTAVMQAIIWKFNWQRYLLVAVPVYLVEGLLAGVGLKILLKFSEFTYEIPAELVTEDFWNEARIQMAAISAGGLAFFLILFSKFKDTQPAIPYFAIIIGGVILAQFVSVPMISVEDVELGLKLPLPSEDTTILMLAYMIFFCAMLAVVDVIEQVMSNAAIEKIDPLKRKTNSNNSLLAIWIANFGSSFFGGMTNLDGLAKSTTNKLAGAMTKFSVLIIGTVVCFFTFNTHYLDYLPKFALAAIMLFTGYKMIAGLVHVTHYGPYALMLAFLTAGLVYKVGIFEGLLIAMAIHGVVHYLVYTKHENMPGRSVVKRYFDNLRKDNSNLQ